One window from the genome of Cryptomeria japonica chromosome 6, Sugi_1.0, whole genome shotgun sequence encodes:
- the LOC131876663 gene encoding secreted RxLR effector protein 161-like yields MVDCKGAPTPFLSRLKLEASCSSPLVDATLYHQLVGSLIYLTHTRPDISYVVGLVSRFMQEPHELHWKAAKRILHYVQGTRNYGIRYAAGTDIDLVGYTDLDWTTDSQDRKSTSGYCFSLGSGPISWSSEKQSAIALSSTEA; encoded by the coding sequence ATGGTTGACTGTAAGGGTGCACCGACTCCATTTTTGTCTAGACTCAAACTTGAGGCTTCTTGTTCTTCACCCTTGGTGGATGCTACCTTGTATCACCAATTGGTTGGAAGCCTCATATATTTGACTCACACGAGACCTGATATTTCATATGTTGTGGGCCTGGTCTCCAGGTTCATGCAAGAGCCACATGAGCTGCATTGGAAGGCAGCCAAGCGGATTCTTCACTATGTACAGGGCACTCGTAATTATGGGATTCGTTATGCAGCGGGCAcagatattgacttggtgggatatacagatttagattggaCTACCGATTCTcaagatcgcaagtctacttcagggtattgcttctctcttggttctgGTCCAATTTCTTGGTCGAGcgagaagcaatctgctattgctctTTCATCTACTGAGGCTTAG